In one window of Quercus lobata isolate SW786 unplaced genomic scaffold, ValleyOak3.0 Primary Assembly Scq3eQI_2001, whole genome shotgun sequence DNA:
- the LOC115973753 gene encoding protein PHOSPHATE STARVATION RESPONSE 3-like has product MDSQDLYSLKCSSSPAVLPHCIQPKPPNSLTQTPSPKDKLYAKHLSNESDSSCIQNPKSTYAPSSMFCTSLHFSSSTNPETSCYLGNQPFLPNPPNSNRYPHAVNSPKSSLPSGGGVNGRCGKETSFDLMKGFEYIIPGQCSDGIFWGENYASDSLTLSQQLELQNFSEELNIAINDT; this is encoded by the coding sequence ATGGATTCACAAGACCTATATTCATTGAAGTGCAGCTCATCACCAGCTGTTCTCCCCCACTGCATACAACCAAAACCGCCCAATTCCCTTACACAAACTCCTTCGCCAAAAGACAAGTTATATGCAAAACATTTGTCTAATGAATCTGATAGCTCTTGTATCCAAAATCCTAAAAGCACGTATGCTCCATCTTCTATGTTCTGTACTAGTTTACATTTTTCATCTTCAACAAACCCTGAGACTTCATGCTATCTTGGAAACCAACCTTTCCTACCAAATCCCCCGAACTCCAACCGGTACCCTCATGCTGTTAATTCACCAAAGTCTTCATTGCCTTCAGGTGGAGGTGTAAATGGTAGATGTGGGAAAGAGACATCATTTGACTTGATGAAGGGATTCGAATACATTATTCCTGGACAATGTTCTGATGGTATTTTCTGGGGCGAGAATTATGCAAGTGACAGTTTAACATTATCACAGCAGTTggaattacaaaatttttctgAAGAGCTCAACATAGCTATAAATGATACCA